From Oenococcus sicerae, the proteins below share one genomic window:
- a CDS encoding alpha/beta fold hydrolase — MAFFKTNDQVAINYQLQGNPTGQTIIFVEGYSGNEATWCAQISDFIQAGFRVLTYDRRNHGHSQTVPFGMQIARHGMDLAELIAKLNLKKPILIGHSMGAGTIFAYLSLFGCNNIQALVTEDQSPKAISDDNWPFGLFNANWQNFSKKARLIATTKLTRLTINDDIKRALGLAYSSYQPFDFQFNYPLLIDSLVQDWRPEIKNETVRHLFLAGSASPLWSCEHAKSAASLNPLAEDYVFQGAGHIPHLESPKEFNQLVINFIHNNNN; from the coding sequence ATGGCATTTTTTAAAACGAACGATCAAGTCGCAATTAATTACCAGCTGCAAGGAAATCCGACTGGACAAACGATTATTTTTGTTGAGGGTTATTCTGGCAACGAAGCAACTTGGTGCGCACAAATAAGCGATTTCATCCAAGCTGGCTTTCGCGTATTAACTTATGATCGGCGCAACCATGGCCATAGTCAGACTGTTCCCTTTGGCATGCAAATTGCGCGTCATGGCATGGATTTAGCTGAATTGATCGCAAAGTTAAATTTGAAAAAACCGATTTTAATTGGACACTCGATGGGAGCTGGTACGATTTTTGCCTATCTATCGTTGTTTGGCTGCAATAATATTCAAGCACTCGTAACTGAAGATCAATCACCTAAAGCGATCAGTGACGATAATTGGCCTTTCGGTCTATTCAATGCCAACTGGCAGAATTTTTCCAAAAAAGCTCGCTTGATCGCAACGACGAAATTAACACGCCTGACGATCAATGATGACATAAAGCGCGCGTTAGGCCTTGCTTATAGTAGTTATCAACCTTTTGATTTTCAATTTAATTACCCGCTTTTAATTGATTCTTTAGTTCAGGACTGGCGGCCGGAAATTAAAAATGAGACAGTTCGGCATCTGTTTTTAGCTGGTTCGGCATCACCGCTATGGTCATGTGAACACGCCAAAAGCGCTGCATCGCTTAATCCTTTGGCCGAAGATTACGTTTTTCAAGGAGCAGGACATATTCCACATCTAGAATCACCAAAAGAATTTAATCAATTAGTGATCAATTTTATACATAATAATAACAATTAA
- a CDS encoding lipoate--protein ligase, which produces MQFIKYFGNDAYTNIAMDTWLLYHLKAKEPVFSLWQNKNAVIVGRNQNTFAEVNQDYIDQHDIQVVRRVSGGGAVYHDLGNICFTFFVPVPTSSEVDFRKFVQPMYDTLREVGIDAEITGRNDLTVDGKKVSGNAQRYAGGYLMHHGTLLWNSNVDTMVRSLNVADEKFISKAATSVRSRVGNIKDYAPSGLTLERFLAALQYYLSDEGKDQEYVLTDEQKKAILKLRNDRFATWNWNYGHSPKFDFNNHRKFAGGAIDVHADVAQGLIQNIDFTGDFLGVRDWREMKDQLIGQPFNANTIYDVLQKNAGGQYFGSIDNRDLADMFSTESEENIGGTKWQTSQK; this is translated from the coding sequence ATGCAATTTATCAAATATTTTGGCAATGATGCATACACAAATATTGCGATGGACACGTGGCTTCTTTATCATTTGAAAGCCAAAGAGCCGGTCTTTTCGCTCTGGCAAAATAAAAATGCTGTTATTGTTGGACGAAATCAGAATACATTTGCGGAAGTGAATCAGGATTATATTGACCAGCATGATATTCAGGTCGTTCGACGCGTATCGGGAGGCGGTGCTGTATATCATGATCTAGGCAATATCTGCTTCACTTTTTTTGTACCGGTTCCGACGAGCAGCGAAGTTGATTTTCGTAAATTTGTCCAGCCTATGTACGATACTCTGCGAGAAGTGGGGATCGATGCTGAGATTACCGGCCGTAATGATTTAACAGTTGACGGCAAAAAAGTTTCGGGTAATGCGCAGCGTTATGCCGGTGGTTACTTAATGCATCACGGCACACTGCTTTGGAACTCAAATGTGGACACGATGGTGCGGTCTTTGAATGTGGCTGATGAAAAATTTATTTCCAAGGCAGCAACGTCAGTCCGTTCACGAGTGGGCAACATTAAAGATTATGCACCAAGTGGTCTCACTTTGGAAAGATTCCTGGCTGCACTGCAATATTATCTTTCTGATGAAGGCAAGGATCAGGAATATGTTTTGACAGATGAGCAGAAAAAGGCGATTTTAAAACTCCGAAATGACCGTTTTGCTACTTGGAACTGGAATTATGGTCATAGCCCTAAGTTTGATTTTAACAATCACCGCAAGTTTGCAGGCGGTGCGATCGATGTGCATGCCGATGTGGCGCAGGGACTTATTCAGAATATTGATTTCACAGGTGATTTCTTAGGTGTCCGTGACTGGCGGGAAATGAAGGACCAATTGATCGGTCAGCCTTTCAATGCTAATACGATCTATGATGTTTTGCAAAAAAATGCTGGTGGTCAGTACTTTGGATCGATCGATAATCGCGACTTGGCTGATATGTTCAGCACCGAATCAGAAGAAAATATAGGAGGCACAAAATGGCAGACATCTCAAAAGTAA
- a CDS encoding NAD(P)-dependent alcohol dehydrogenase translates to MKIKAAVVPKVGGRFEIKDDIELADMDDDELQVKVIASGICHSDEALRKGDAGWTFPSILGHEGSGIVEKVGPKVSQFKVGDHVVMSFYSDGTCVNCLKGIPTQCLDYAKYNLSGTKPDGSDHFKEAGHHVSDMFDQSSFTTHTTVHERNAVKVDKDLDLRRLGPLGCGYVTGSGTVLNTLKPEPGSTLAVFGTGAVGLAAMMAGVIAGCTQVIAVDIVAARLDLAKEIGATDVVNSKNENAVDAIKKITNGRGVDYAVDTTGVESVMTDSIKALGAGGTTALIAVTPQLIKISSWNDLCVMDKKVIGVNMGDAIPQVDIPRLIRYYKLGKFPFDKTEKFYPFEKINEADADSVSGKTIKPVLIIDNSYQPGD, encoded by the coding sequence ATGAAAATTAAAGCTGCTGTTGTTCCAAAAGTTGGTGGAAGATTTGAGATCAAAGATGATATTGAATTAGCTGACATGGATGACGATGAACTCCAGGTAAAAGTCATCGCGAGTGGCATTTGTCATTCTGATGAAGCATTAAGAAAAGGCGATGCTGGGTGGACCTTCCCGTCCATTCTCGGACATGAAGGCTCCGGTATTGTTGAAAAAGTCGGCCCTAAGGTTTCTCAATTCAAAGTTGGCGACCATGTCGTCATGTCATTTTATTCAGATGGCACTTGCGTAAATTGTCTAAAGGGTATTCCAACACAATGCCTAGACTACGCTAAGTACAATTTGAGCGGTACAAAGCCAGATGGCAGTGATCATTTTAAAGAAGCGGGTCACCATGTGAGTGATATGTTCGACCAATCATCATTTACGACTCATACGACAGTCCACGAACGTAACGCTGTTAAGGTTGATAAAGATTTGGATCTGCGTCGGCTCGGCCCCTTAGGCTGTGGTTATGTGACCGGCTCAGGAACTGTCTTGAATACTTTAAAGCCAGAACCTGGATCTACACTTGCCGTCTTCGGTACGGGCGCTGTCGGTTTAGCTGCCATGATGGCTGGCGTGATCGCCGGCTGCACACAAGTAATTGCCGTTGACATCGTAGCTGCCCGTTTGGACTTAGCTAAAGAAATTGGTGCAACAGACGTCGTTAATAGTAAAAATGAAAATGCCGTTGATGCCATTAAAAAAATAACAAATGGCCGCGGTGTTGACTATGCCGTTGATACGACAGGCGTTGAATCAGTCATGACTGATTCTATTAAGGCTTTGGGCGCTGGTGGTACGACTGCCTTAATTGCCGTAACACCACAATTAATCAAAATCAGCTCTTGGAATGATCTTTGTGTGATGGACAAAAAAGTAATCGGCGTCAACATGGGTGATGCTATTCCGCAAGTAGATATCCCAAGACTGATCCGTTACTACAAGCTTGGCAAGTTCCCATTCGATAAAACAGAAAAGTTTTATCCCTTTGAAAAAATTAACGAGGCTGATGCTGATTCCGTGAGTGGTAAAACGATCAAACCAGTTTTGATTATCGATAATAGCTACCAACCCGGTGACTAA
- a CDS encoding thiamine pyrophosphate-dependent enzyme encodes MADISKVNEQILDFDYQLKAQDDAFPTLQILDNDGQILDQTALKQASLTDEDLINIFHNMLLNRQLDIRSTKLAKQGRFGFFAPTAGQEASQMASAYAFKDEDWLFPGYRDIPEIVAKGWPIWKAILWSRGHALGNEYSTDDGKRVNSWFPQIIIGAQYVEAAGVALGLRKRNKDAVSYAYTGDGGSSQGDFYEGMNFAADYHANEVFFVQNNGFAISTPRPTQTAAQHLAAKGWAVGVPSLVVDGQDAIAVYLAAKKARAWAVSGKGPVLIETLTNRFEAHSTAGDDPLRYRSQADIDAWWKKDPLIRMRKYLTAKGLWDDTKEKAYLAELDSRIDADIKKADAVDKQKISDYLKHTLENPSYVMKEQIAKFESEGK; translated from the coding sequence ATGGCAGACATCTCAAAAGTAAATGAACAAATTTTGGATTTTGATTATCAATTAAAGGCACAAGACGATGCCTTTCCAACATTGCAGATTTTGGATAATGATGGCCAAATTCTTGATCAGACAGCTTTGAAACAAGCATCTTTGACTGACGAGGATCTTATTAATATCTTTCACAATATGCTTTTGAATCGTCAGCTAGATATTCGTTCGACCAAGTTGGCCAAGCAGGGACGTTTTGGTTTCTTTGCACCGACAGCTGGTCAAGAAGCATCACAGATGGCTTCCGCATACGCTTTTAAAGATGAGGACTGGCTCTTCCCGGGCTACCGTGATATTCCGGAAATTGTTGCTAAAGGCTGGCCGATTTGGAAGGCCATTTTATGGAGTCGTGGCCATGCATTAGGCAATGAATATAGTACTGATGATGGCAAACGCGTGAATTCTTGGTTTCCGCAGATCATTATCGGCGCTCAATACGTTGAGGCAGCTGGCGTCGCTTTAGGCTTGAGAAAACGGAATAAAGATGCTGTTTCATATGCATATACAGGTGACGGCGGCAGTTCGCAAGGTGATTTTTACGAGGGCATGAATTTTGCAGCCGACTATCACGCAAATGAAGTTTTCTTTGTTCAGAATAATGGGTTTGCGATCTCAACACCAAGGCCAACTCAGACAGCTGCTCAGCATTTAGCTGCTAAAGGTTGGGCTGTTGGTGTCCCAAGTCTGGTTGTTGATGGTCAGGACGCAATTGCTGTTTACTTGGCAGCTAAAAAAGCGCGTGCTTGGGCTGTTAGCGGCAAAGGACCTGTCTTGATCGAAACATTAACTAATCGTTTTGAAGCACATTCAACTGCCGGTGATGATCCGCTGCGCTATCGTAGCCAAGCTGACATTGATGCTTGGTGGAAAAAGGATCCTTTAATTCGGATGCGCAAGTACTTGACGGCTAAGGGCTTATGGGATGATACAAAAGAAAAAGCCTATCTTGCTGAGCTTGATAGCAGAATTGACGCCGATATCAAAAAAGCAGATGCTGTCGATAAGCAAAAAATCAGCGATTATTTGAAACATACTTTGGAAAATCCGAGTTATGTGATGAAAGAACAGATCGCAAAATTTGAAAGCGAGGGCAAGTAA
- the aldA gene encoding aldehyde dehydrogenase, translating into MALKQYQMYINGEWVDADDGKKSTVYNPATEEAISQVPSASSRQVKEAIDDAYTAQKSWKRVPAATRGAYLVKIAALIRQNSDRLAHILSEEEGKIVPLATVEVNFSADYIDYMAAQGRTYEGEVIQSDNANENIALLKQPIGVAAGILPWNFPFFLIARKFAPALVTGNTIVIKPSSDTPNIALEFAKLADQVALPKGVLNFVTGPGSVVGSELSQNEKIGIISLTGSVDSGKRVMADASGHIAKVSLELGGKAPAIVCKDADIDLAVQAIIDSRIDNNGELCNNCERVYVQEDVADEFTKKLVAKMAATSIGDPIKHEDIGMGPLINQAAVEKVDGMVQRAVQAGAKVACGGKRPEGKGWFYPATVVTNVKQSDELVQEEIFGPVLPVLTFKTLNQAIDMANDSKLGLTSSIFTENMDAAASAANELEDGETYINRYNFEAMQGFHAGWKESGLGGADGKHGLEEYVNTHVIYLQRHPEKADQ; encoded by the coding sequence ATGGCTTTAAAACAATATCAAATGTATATTAACGGTGAATGGGTCGATGCCGATGATGGCAAAAAATCAACCGTTTACAATCCAGCTACGGAAGAAGCAATTTCGCAAGTACCATCTGCCTCATCTAGACAAGTAAAAGAAGCGATCGATGACGCTTATACGGCTCAAAAGTCTTGGAAACGCGTTCCAGCAGCCACTCGTGGCGCTTATTTAGTTAAAATTGCTGCTCTGATCCGCCAAAATTCCGATCGTCTGGCACATATTCTCAGTGAAGAAGAAGGCAAAATAGTTCCTTTAGCAACAGTCGAAGTTAATTTCTCTGCTGATTACATTGACTATATGGCCGCTCAAGGTCGGACTTATGAAGGTGAAGTGATTCAATCTGATAACGCTAATGAAAATATTGCTTTGCTAAAACAGCCTATCGGCGTCGCAGCCGGTATTCTGCCTTGGAACTTTCCCTTTTTCTTGATCGCTAGAAAATTCGCACCGGCCTTGGTCACGGGTAACACGATCGTCATCAAACCAAGTTCCGACACACCAAATATTGCTTTGGAATTTGCTAAATTAGCCGACCAAGTTGCTTTGCCAAAAGGCGTTTTGAACTTCGTAACAGGTCCAGGTTCTGTAGTTGGTAGTGAACTGTCACAGAATGAAAAGATCGGTATTATTTCATTAACCGGGTCTGTAGATTCTGGCAAGCGAGTTATGGCTGATGCTTCCGGACACATTGCAAAAGTTAGTCTGGAATTAGGTGGTAAAGCACCAGCAATTGTTTGCAAAGATGCCGATATTGATTTAGCAGTTCAAGCGATTATTGATTCAAGAATCGATAATAATGGTGAATTATGCAATAACTGTGAACGCGTATACGTACAAGAAGATGTTGCCGACGAATTCACAAAGAAATTAGTTGCCAAGATGGCAGCCACAAGTATTGGCGATCCCATTAAACACGAAGATATCGGTATGGGGCCGCTCATTAATCAAGCTGCAGTCGAAAAAGTTGACGGAATGGTACAACGCGCGGTTCAAGCTGGTGCTAAAGTCGCCTGCGGTGGCAAACGTCCCGAAGGTAAAGGCTGGTTCTATCCAGCTACGGTCGTGACAAATGTTAAACAATCTGACGAACTTGTCCAAGAAGAAATTTTTGGCCCAGTACTGCCTGTATTGACCTTTAAGACGCTGAATCAAGCTATCGATATGGCCAATGACAGTAAATTAGGTCTGACTAGTTCGATCTTTACTGAAAATATGGATGCAGCCGCCAGTGCTGCAAATGAGCTGGAAGACGGCGAAACCTATATCAACAGATATAACTTTGAAGCCATGCAGGGCTTCCATGCTGGTTGGAAAGAATCAGGACTTGGCGGTGCTGATGGCAAACACGGTCTAGAGGAGTACGTCAATACACATGTTATCTACCTGCAGCGTCATCCTGAAAAAGCTGATCAGTAA